Proteins encoded in a region of the Mucilaginibacter sabulilitoris genome:
- a CDS encoding dipeptidase, giving the protein MKKLLLPFLFFSLKLSAQNVQQIHQKAILIDTHNDVLSNQLITKFDLAKRQTEGNFDLVRAKEGGLKAQIFSIWCGEKYGKGTAFAMANREIDSLYALIKRNPDKIALARNSAELQNIVKQKKLAALIGVEGGHMIEDRMDYIDSLAKRGMRYLTLTWNNSTSWATSARDEVTKKDSLPHLGLSDYGKQIVRHLNGLGVMVDVSHVGERTFYDVLATTTKPVIASHSCAYSIDPNRRNLKDEQLKALAKNGGVVCVNFYSGFVDSAYSAKVQSFVKQHKAELDSLVKIYHDVDLATIRLNTIHKTESEQLRPPLSMLIHHIDYIVKLIGVDHVGIGSDFDGSESFPQEMNSVADYPKITEELLKLHYSEKDIDKILGGNVMRVLKANAGK; this is encoded by the coding sequence ATGAAAAAGCTACTACTCCCTTTTCTGTTTTTCTCGTTAAAACTCTCTGCTCAAAATGTACAACAAATTCATCAAAAAGCGATCCTGATTGATACGCATAACGATGTATTATCCAACCAGCTTATTACCAAATTTGATCTGGCTAAACGTCAAACCGAAGGAAATTTCGACCTGGTAAGGGCCAAAGAGGGTGGGCTTAAAGCGCAGATATTTTCTATCTGGTGCGGTGAAAAGTATGGTAAAGGAACAGCCTTCGCAATGGCTAACCGTGAAATTGATTCCTTGTATGCGCTTATTAAACGCAACCCAGATAAAATTGCCCTGGCCCGTAACAGTGCCGAACTGCAAAACATTGTTAAGCAAAAAAAGCTCGCCGCGCTGATAGGTGTGGAAGGTGGTCACATGATAGAGGACCGCATGGATTATATTGACAGTCTTGCCAAACGAGGTATGCGCTACCTAACCCTCACCTGGAATAACAGCACTTCCTGGGCAACATCCGCGCGCGACGAGGTCACCAAAAAAGACAGTCTGCCGCATTTAGGACTTAGCGACTATGGCAAACAGATTGTCCGCCACCTGAATGGGCTGGGTGTAATGGTCGATGTATCTCACGTAGGCGAACGTACATTTTACGATGTACTGGCCACTACAACCAAACCTGTAATAGCGTCACATAGCTGCGCCTATAGTATTGACCCAAACAGACGCAACTTAAAAGACGAACAACTAAAAGCGCTGGCTAAAAACGGGGGAGTAGTGTGTGTTAATTTTTACAGTGGCTTTGTAGACAGTGCTTATTCAGCAAAGGTTCAAAGTTTTGTTAAGCAGCATAAAGCAGAGCTGGATTCATTGGTGAAAATATATCACGATGTTGATTTGGCAACCATCAGGCTGAACACAATACACAAAACCGAATCGGAGCAATTAAGGCCGCCGCTGAGTATGCTCATTCACCATATTGATTATATCGTAAAACTGATAGGGGTTGACCATGTAGGTATAGGCTCTGATTTTGATGGTTCTGAATCTTTTCCGCAGGAGATGAATAGCGTTGCCGATTACCCTAAGATAACCGAAGAACTGCTTAAACTGCACTACAGCGAAAAGGATATTGATAAAATATTGGGCGGCAACGTGATGCGTGTGCTGAAAGCAAATGCCGGTAAATGA
- a CDS encoding DUF3592 domain-containing protein, whose amino-acid sequence MNATVNEVLAITAGAFLAGIGVIKIYLRKQLQKIGIKVNGVVIRIDTNIGIGKRNLYYPVFRFVTLENEIIVKRVTWGSNPSIYSEGEHVVVIYDPTDKNHFIIDKLDIYWQSLGLL is encoded by the coding sequence ATGAACGCAACAGTTAATGAAGTTTTAGCAATTACAGCAGGTGCTTTTCTCGCAGGAATTGGTGTGATAAAAATTTATTTACGTAAGCAGCTTCAAAAAATTGGAATCAAAGTCAACGGTGTTGTCATCAGAATAGACACCAACATAGGTATAGGTAAAAGAAATCTGTATTACCCTGTTTTTAGATTCGTTACTCTTGAAAATGAAATAATTGTCAAACGCGTAACATGGGGCTCTAATCCTTCAATATATAGTGAAGGTGAACATGTTGTAGTAATTTATGACCCAACTGATAAGAACCACTTTATCATAGATAAACTGGATATATACTGGCAATCGTTGGGTTTGCTTTGA
- a CDS encoding toxin-antitoxin system YwqK family antitoxin — protein MKADSAWAMSQYDMQDTLMTTGTFKDEQLMIPHGKFTFYHFIRPAELPFYSRNTTKKKIVFERGGNFIQETGIYLNGKKNGTWKSYRHGNLEFVNTYKNNILNGRYLNYRSGKILIEGNFVNNKREGNWNYLSYYGDTIKTDIYRKGEFIRSISHLYDKKFRYLTNVKGSKYDIIRYLNSKLSKNKFDSIGKYYASYSFNLTSDGKLISPVVNESADSQIDNAIVSEITLAPNWKPVIQYPTTELFLLTQAPNTDLNAANKGEKKGYIYFDLLINVNEYGKIDISYSERGSIYN, from the coding sequence ATGAAAGCGGATTCAGCCTGGGCAATGAGTCAGTATGATATGCAAGATACTTTAATGACGACAGGAACATTTAAAGATGAACAGTTGATGATTCCACATGGAAAATTCACTTTTTATCATTTTATTCGTCCGGCTGAACTACCGTTTTACAGTAGGAATACTACAAAAAAAAAGATTGTCTTTGAACGTGGCGGCAATTTTATTCAGGAAACAGGAATATATTTAAATGGAAAGAAGAATGGAACGTGGAAATCATACAGGCATGGAAACCTTGAATTTGTAAATACATATAAAAACAATATTCTTAACGGAAGGTATTTGAACTATCGAAGCGGTAAAATACTCATAGAAGGCAATTTCGTTAATAATAAACGGGAAGGAAATTGGAACTACTTATCTTACTATGGAGACACAATAAAGACCGACATTTACAGAAAAGGGGAATTTATAAGATCTATTTCTCATTTATATGATAAAAAGTTTAGATATCTAACAAATGTTAAAGGTTCTAAGTATGACATAATAAGATACTTGAACTCAAAATTATCCAAGAATAAATTCGATAGCATAGGTAAATACTATGCTTCGTATAGTTTTAATTTAACATCAGATGGAAAGCTGATTTCGCCAGTGGTTAATGAAAGTGCAGACAGTCAAATAGATAACGCAATTGTATCTGAAATAACTCTTGCTCCAAACTGGAAACCAGTTATACAATATCCAACAACAGAGTTGTTTTTATTAACACAGGCCCCCAATACCGATCTTAATGCAGCTAACAAGGGAGAAAAAAAAGGATACATCTACTTTGATCTTTTGATTAACGTAAATGAGTATGGAAAAATTGATATTTCATATTCGGAGAGAGGTTCTATATATAACTAA
- a CDS encoding C1 family peptidase, whose translation MIQQTKRYGWLPDLPDQRDYRYATVRHAALAKPTPPLVDLRAQCPPVYDQGTLGSCTANAIGAAFQFELMKQNLPVFNPSRLFIYYNERVLEGHVKEDSGAQIRDGVKSVAVQGVCDEQLWPYDISKFAKKPKKSLYTKALKNQALQYTRLNNTAINELKTCLASGNPFVFGFTVYQSFEGDKVAQSGVLNMPTKNESVMGGHAVMAVGYDDKKKAFIIRNSWGDGWGLKGYFYMPYDYVTSTDLADDFWTISQVEG comes from the coding sequence ATGATACAGCAAACCAAACGCTACGGCTGGTTACCTGACCTGCCCGACCAAAGAGATTACAGATACGCGACAGTTCGCCATGCTGCTTTAGCAAAACCCACCCCGCCATTGGTTGACCTGCGCGCCCAATGCCCGCCTGTTTACGACCAGGGCACATTAGGCTCCTGCACAGCCAACGCCATAGGCGCAGCCTTCCAATTTGAATTGATGAAACAAAACCTGCCGGTGTTTAATCCGTCGAGATTGTTTATTTATTACAATGAACGCGTTTTGGAAGGACATGTTAAAGAAGATAGCGGCGCGCAAATTCGTGATGGTGTTAAATCCGTAGCCGTACAAGGTGTTTGCGATGAACAGCTTTGGCCGTATGACATTAGTAAATTCGCCAAAAAACCCAAGAAATCGTTATACACCAAAGCATTGAAAAACCAGGCATTGCAATATACCAGGTTAAACAATACCGCCATCAATGAGCTTAAAACCTGTTTGGCAAGTGGCAATCCCTTTGTTTTCGGTTTTACTGTATATCAAAGTTTTGAAGGCGACAAAGTAGCTCAAAGCGGTGTGCTGAATATGCCTACAAAAAATGAAAGCGTGATGGGCGGCCATGCGGTTATGGCTGTTGGTTACGATGACAAAAAGAAAGCGTTTATTATCCGCAACAGCTGGGGCGACGGATGGGGACTTAAGGGTTATTTTTATATGCCCTACGATTACGTGACCAGCACCGATCTGGCCGACGATTTCTGGACAATAAGCCAGGTAGAGGGATAA
- a CDS encoding cupin domain-containing protein encodes MKSSVIKALQHLSDKPGQLFVKVIQHGSMSVEIYRPDNIDPQTPHLQDELYMIISGHGEFLNDGVRTTFQQGDVLFVKAGTEHRFENFTSDFATWVIFYGPVGGE; translated from the coding sequence ATGAAATCATCGGTAATAAAGGCGCTTCAACATTTAAGTGATAAACCCGGACAATTATTTGTTAAAGTAATACAGCACGGCAGTATGTCTGTTGAGATATACAGGCCAGATAATATTGATCCGCAAACCCCGCATTTGCAGGATGAGCTATACATGATCATAAGCGGGCATGGCGAATTTTTAAACGATGGTGTACGCACCACCTTTCAGCAAGGCGACGTACTTTTTGTTAAGGCAGGTACAGAGCACCGCTTTGAAAACTTCACCAGTGATTTTGCCACCTGGGTTATTTTTTATGGCCCTGTTGGCGGAGAATAA
- the guaB gene encoding IMP dehydrogenase, whose amino-acid sequence MQLDPSKFVAEGLTYDDVLLLPAYSEVLPREVNTSTFLTKSIRLNIPIISAAMDTVTEAGLAIAIAQAGGIGMLHKNMTIQAQADEVRKVKRSESGMIQDPVTLLEDALLADAFQIMREFSIGGIPIIDAEHKLKGIITNRDLRFQKDMTVKVSDVMTKTGLITAPEGTTLTEAAAILQGNKIEKLPVVNKDGKLVGLITYKDIQKVKNFPNACKDEFGRLRVGAAVGVAADNIDRVTALVNAGVDVVTVDTAHGHSKGVIEMVKAVKKLHPNLQVIAGNIATADAAIALADAGADAVKVGIGPGSICTTRIIAGVGVPQLYAVYECAKALEGRGVPVIADGGIKQTGDIVKAIAAGASSIMAGSLFAGVEESPGETIIYEGRKFKSYRGMGSVEAMAKGSKDRYFQDETDVVTKLVPEGIVGRVPFKGNMAEVIFQYIGGLRAGMHYCGAANIEDLQRAKFVRITAAGMRESHPHDITITKEAPNYTSR is encoded by the coding sequence ATGCAGTTAGACCCATCAAAGTTTGTTGCCGAAGGATTAACCTACGACGACGTTTTACTACTCCCCGCTTATTCAGAAGTATTACCGCGCGAAGTTAACACCAGTACTTTTTTAACAAAAAGCATTCGTTTAAACATCCCGATCATCTCGGCCGCTATGGATACCGTTACCGAAGCTGGCCTGGCTATTGCCATTGCCCAGGCAGGTGGTATAGGTATGCTCCATAAAAACATGACCATACAGGCGCAGGCCGATGAAGTACGCAAGGTTAAGCGTTCTGAAAGCGGTATGATCCAGGATCCGGTAACGCTGCTGGAAGATGCATTGCTTGCTGACGCTTTTCAGATCATGAGGGAGTTTAGCATAGGGGGGATTCCGATAATTGACGCTGAGCATAAACTGAAAGGAATCATAACTAACCGCGATCTTCGTTTCCAGAAAGATATGACGGTGAAGGTTAGCGACGTAATGACCAAAACGGGTTTAATTACTGCACCCGAAGGAACTACTTTAACCGAAGCTGCCGCTATACTACAGGGCAACAAAATAGAAAAGCTTCCTGTTGTAAATAAAGATGGCAAACTGGTTGGTTTAATTACCTATAAAGACATTCAAAAAGTTAAAAACTTCCCTAATGCCTGTAAAGACGAGTTTGGTCGTTTACGCGTAGGGGCTGCGGTTGGGGTTGCTGCTGATAATATTGATCGTGTTACCGCGCTGGTTAATGCTGGCGTGGATGTGGTTACTGTCGATACTGCTCACGGACACTCAAAAGGAGTTATTGAAATGGTGAAGGCTGTAAAAAAATTACACCCTAATCTTCAGGTTATTGCCGGTAATATAGCTACCGCCGATGCCGCCATTGCCCTGGCCGATGCAGGCGCCGATGCGGTTAAAGTAGGTATTGGTCCGGGTTCTATATGCACCACACGTATTATTGCGGGAGTTGGCGTACCACAATTGTATGCAGTTTATGAATGTGCCAAAGCGCTTGAAGGCCGCGGCGTACCGGTTATTGCTGATGGTGGTATTAAACAAACCGGCGACATTGTAAAAGCCATTGCCGCAGGTGCAAGCTCTATTATGGCCGGTTCGTTATTTGCAGGTGTGGAAGAATCACCCGGCGAAACCATTATATACGAAGGGCGTAAATTTAAATCATACCGTGGCATGGGCTCGGTTGAAGCGATGGCAAAAGGTTCAAAAGACCGCTATTTCCAGGACGAGACCGATGTGGTTACCAAGCTGGTTCCCGAAGGTATAGTTGGCCGCGTGCCATTTAAAGGTAATATGGCCGAAGTAATATTCCAGTACATTGGTGGTTTACGTGCCGGTATGCACTACTGTGGTGCTGCCAACATTGAGGATCTGCAAAGAGCCAAATTTGTACGCATAACCGCTGCTGGTATGCGCGAAAGCCATCCACATGATATTACCATTACTAAAGAGGCTCCTAATTATACAAGTAGGTAA
- the trxB gene encoding thioredoxin-disulfide reductase translates to MSQETEHIKCLIIGSGPAGYTAAIYASRADLKPVMYTGLLAGGQLTQTTEVENFPGYPEGIMGPELMEDFRKQAERLGTDIRFGYVSSVDFTSLPHKVVIDDVKTITADTVIIATGASAKWLGLESEEKYSGFGVSACAVCDGFFFKGQDVAIVGAGDTAAEEATYLAKLTRKVYMIVRRDEFRASKAMVHRVLNTPNIEILYNTETKEILGDGQSVTGVKVTNNQTNVDTDLDVTGFFVAIGHHPNTDIFKGWLNMDETGYIITRPGSTETNVEGVFCCGDAQDHIYRQAVTAAGTGCMAAIDAERYLAAKEHVVTA, encoded by the coding sequence ATGTCTCAAGAAACTGAACACATCAAATGCCTTATCATAGGCTCTGGTCCTGCAGGTTATACTGCAGCAATATATGCTTCAAGGGCTGATTTAAAGCCCGTTATGTACACCGGTTTATTAGCCGGCGGACAGCTCACCCAAACCACCGAAGTGGAGAATTTTCCCGGTTATCCTGAAGGTATTATGGGGCCCGAATTAATGGAAGATTTCCGTAAACAAGCCGAGCGGCTGGGTACCGATATTCGTTTTGGCTATGTAAGTTCTGTTGATTTTACAAGCCTGCCACATAAAGTGGTAATTGATGATGTAAAAACCATCACGGCCGATACCGTAATTATTGCCACCGGGGCATCCGCCAAATGGCTGGGTCTGGAATCTGAAGAAAAATATAGCGGTTTTGGTGTTTCGGCCTGTGCCGTATGCGACGGGTTCTTTTTTAAAGGACAGGATGTTGCCATTGTTGGTGCCGGCGATACCGCTGCCGAAGAAGCTACCTATCTTGCTAAATTAACACGCAAGGTTTATATGATTGTTCGCAGGGATGAGTTCCGGGCTTCCAAAGCCATGGTACACCGCGTATTAAACACGCCGAACATCGAAATTTTATACAACACCGAAACCAAAGAAATACTGGGCGACGGACAAAGCGTAACCGGTGTTAAGGTTACCAACAACCAAACCAATGTTGATACAGATCTTGACGTTACCGGGTTCTTCGTGGCAATAGGCCACCATCCCAATACCGATATTTTCAAAGGCTGGTTAAACATGGACGAAACCGGTTATATCATAACCCGCCCCGGTTCAACAGAAACTAATGTAGAGGGCGTATTTTGCTGCGGCGACGCGCAGGATCATATCTATCGTCAGGCAGTTACGGCTGCAGGTACCGGTTGTATGGCGGCCATTGATGCCGAACGTTATCTGGCTGCTAAGGAGCACGTAGTTACCGCATAA
- a CDS encoding acyl-CoA carboxylase subunit beta, giving the protein MDIGFNINEDINKQLVYELNTRLKKVHEGGGEKAAAKQKEKGKMLARERVAYLIDKDRPWLEIGAFTADDMYSEHGGCPSGGVVCGIGYISGRQCVIVANDATVKAGAWFPITAKKNLRAQEIAIENRLPIIYLVDSAGVYLPLQDEIFPDKEHFGRIFRNNAIMSSMGIIQISAIMGSCVAGGAYLPIMSDEAMIVEGTGSVFLAGSYLVKSAIGEDVDNETLGGAITHCEISGVTDYKQPNDQACLDSIRNIMSMIGDYNKAGFDRIKPLAPKLSEKEIYGILPDNREKAYDMHEIILRLLDDSAFEEYKEGYGKSIICGLGRIDGWAVGIVANQRKVIKSKKGEMQFGGVIYSDSADKATRFIMNCNQKKIPLVFLQDVTGFMVGSRSEQGGIIKDGAKMVNAVANSVVPKFTIVIGNSYGAGNYAMCGKAYDPRLIYAWPSAKIAVMGGGQAAKTLLQIQAAGLKARGEEVDEVKEAELLKQITDRYNAQTTPYYAAARLWVDGIIDPLETRKVISMGIEAANHAPIEKAFNVGVIQT; this is encoded by the coding sequence ATGGATATCGGATTCAATATAAATGAAGATATAAACAAACAACTTGTTTATGAGCTGAATACCAGGCTCAAAAAAGTACATGAAGGCGGCGGCGAAAAGGCTGCAGCTAAACAAAAAGAAAAAGGAAAGATGCTGGCTCGCGAACGTGTGGCCTACTTAATTGATAAAGACAGGCCCTGGCTTGAAATTGGCGCGTTTACTGCCGATGACATGTACTCAGAGCATGGTGGTTGCCCCTCCGGAGGAGTGGTATGCGGTATAGGTTACATATCGGGCAGGCAATGTGTAATAGTAGCCAATGATGCCACGGTAAAGGCCGGGGCCTGGTTCCCTATAACGGCTAAAAAGAACCTGCGGGCGCAGGAGATAGCTATAGAGAACCGCTTGCCCATTATTTACCTGGTTGATTCGGCGGGCGTGTACCTGCCTTTACAGGATGAGATATTTCCGGATAAAGAACACTTTGGGCGTATATTCCGCAATAATGCCATCATGAGCAGTATGGGTATTATCCAGATTTCGGCCATTATGGGTTCATGTGTTGCGGGCGGGGCTTATCTGCCTATCATGAGCGATGAAGCCATGATCGTGGAGGGCACAGGTTCGGTTTTTTTAGCAGGATCTTACCTGGTAAAATCGGCCATAGGTGAGGATGTGGACAACGAAACCTTAGGAGGGGCAATTACACACTGCGAAATATCCGGCGTTACAGATTATAAGCAACCAAATGATCAGGCTTGTTTGGATTCAATCCGTAACATCATGAGCATGATTGGTGATTATAACAAGGCCGGGTTCGACAGAATTAAACCATTAGCTCCAAAGCTGAGCGAGAAGGAAATTTACGGTATACTGCCCGATAACCGCGAAAAGGCTTACGATATGCACGAGATTATATTGCGCCTGCTTGACGACTCGGCTTTTGAGGAATATAAAGAAGGCTATGGCAAATCTATCATTTGCGGCCTCGGCCGTATTGATGGCTGGGCGGTGGGTATCGTCGCTAACCAGCGCAAAGTGATCAAATCAAAAAAAGGAGAAATGCAGTTTGGCGGCGTTATTTATTCCGACTCCGCCGATAAGGCCACCCGCTTTATTATGAATTGCAATCAGAAGAAAATCCCGCTGGTCTTTTTACAGGATGTTACCGGCTTTATGGTAGGCAGCAGAAGTGAACAAGGAGGAATTATTAAGGACGGCGCTAAAATGGTGAACGCGGTTGCCAACTCTGTAGTGCCCAAATTCACCATTGTTATAGGTAATTCTTATGGGGCAGGTAATTATGCTATGTGCGGCAAAGCTTACGACCCAAGGCTCATTTATGCATGGCCATCGGCCAAAATTGCGGTTATGGGGGGCGGGCAAGCCGCCAAAACCCTGCTGCAGATACAAGCCGCCGGTTTAAAAGCCCGGGGCGAAGAAGTAGACGAGGTAAAAGAGGCCGAATTGCTGAAACAAATAACCGACCGATATAACGCCCAAACAACTCCTTACTATGCCGCTGCAAGGCTTTGGGTAGACGGTATTATTGATCCGCTGGAAACCCGAAAAGTGATATCCATGGGTATTGAAGCGGCAAATCATGCGCCGATAGAAAAGGCCTTTAATGTTGGGGTGATACAGACGTAA
- a CDS encoding LOG family protein translates to MKAICVFCGANFNGDPILKQAIEQLAEVLVSRGITLVYGGGKVGIMGLLADAVLHHGGKAIGVIPQFLLDKEVGHTGLTELHIVENMHQRKQMMNDLCDGIITLPGGLGTLEEFFEVLTWLQLGLHKHPIGLLNANGYYDFLLKQLDVMVEQRFLKPSNRELVITSGDPIELVNLMDSFDVNPDEVWFKDRNLT, encoded by the coding sequence ATGAAAGCTATCTGCGTATTCTGCGGCGCTAATTTTAATGGCGACCCAATATTAAAACAAGCCATTGAACAACTGGCCGAAGTGTTGGTAAGCCGGGGTATTACCCTGGTGTATGGCGGCGGTAAAGTTGGGATAATGGGATTACTGGCCGACGCTGTTTTGCATCATGGGGGCAAAGCAATTGGTGTTATACCGCAGTTTTTACTGGATAAAGAAGTTGGCCATACCGGCCTTACCGAATTGCATATTGTTGAAAATATGCACCAGCGCAAACAAATGATGAATGATCTTTGCGACGGTATAATTACCCTGCCGGGTGGCTTGGGCACGCTCGAAGAGTTTTTTGAAGTATTAACCTGGCTGCAATTAGGCTTGCACAAACACCCTATAGGTTTATTAAACGCAAATGGATATTATGATTTTCTGCTGAAACAGTTGGATGTTATGGTAGAGCAGCGATTCCTGAAACCCTCCAATCGCGAACTGGTGATCACCTCCGGCGACCCCATCGAACTTGTTAACCTGATGGATAGCTTTGATGTAAACCCTGATGAAGTATGGTTTAAGGACCGGAACCTGACATAG